Proteins from a single region of Candidatus Omnitrophota bacterium:
- a CDS encoding RnfABCDGE type electron transport complex subunit D — MNKKLVVSLSPHTYGKDSVTRIMYDVLIALVPAFLVSIYMFGFGALRVTLIAIFSSVLFEYLIQKFMLKVKPTINDGSAIITGLLLAFNVPSNLPWWMIIVGSFVAIGIAKMSFGGLGNNPFNPALVGRVFLFVSFPVAMTSWPVPIVTRFKLIDAVTSATPLSIVKEGLKNNIAASELASKLPSYADLFFGNLGGCIGEVSALALLLGGIYLIYRKVISWHIPVAMIGAVALFSGILWGLNPEKYMDPMFQILTGGVFLGAIFMATDMVTSPMTPKGMIIFGILIGLITVVIRVFGAYPEGVSFAILIMNAFVPLIDKFCKPQKYGVVKVKNG; from the coding sequence TGTTTCTTTATCTCCACACACTTATGGAAAAGATTCCGTAACGCGTATCATGTATGATGTTTTGATTGCGCTTGTGCCAGCGTTTCTTGTTTCTATATATATGTTTGGTTTTGGAGCGTTACGCGTAACATTAATTGCAATTTTTTCATCGGTTTTATTTGAGTATCTTATTCAAAAATTTATGCTCAAAGTTAAGCCAACAATCAACGATGGATCTGCTATTATTACAGGTCTCTTGCTGGCGTTTAATGTCCCGAGTAATTTACCTTGGTGGATGATTATCGTTGGTAGCTTTGTTGCTATTGGGATTGCTAAAATGTCTTTTGGTGGACTCGGTAATAATCCTTTTAATCCAGCGCTTGTTGGACGCGTATTTTTATTTGTTTCTTTTCCCGTTGCAATGACAAGTTGGCCAGTGCCGATTGTGACGCGTTTTAAATTGATTGATGCGGTTACATCTGCAACGCCACTGTCTATTGTGAAGGAAGGGCTAAAAAATAATATTGCAGCATCTGAGTTGGCTTCAAAACTTCCGAGTTATGCAGATTTATTCTTTGGAAATCTCGGCGGATGTATCGGAGAGGTTTCTGCGCTCGCACTTCTTTTGGGTGGAATCTATTTGATTTATCGAAAAGTGATTAGCTGGCATATTCCAGTTGCGATGATTGGTGCGGTGGCATTATTTTCAGGCATTCTTTGGGGGCTTAATCCTGAAAAATATATGGACCCAATGTTTCAGATTTTAACCGGTGGCGTTTTTCTTGGAGCGATTTTTATGGCCACTGATATGGTCACATCGCCAATGACACCTAAGGGTATGATTATTTTTGGTATTTTGATAGGTTTGATTACTGTTGTGATCCGCGTATTTGGTGCTTATCCAGAAGGAGTTTCTTTTGCAATTTTAATTATGAATGCTTTTGTTCCGCTTATTGACAAGTTTTGTAAACCGCAAAAATACGGTGTCGTAAAGGTAAAAAATGGCTAA